CGTGTTACTTGTTAGTGTGTAATGTTACTAGACATGGTTAGCCTTTGAGTTCTCAAATTCAGAGAGTGAAAATGTGTTCTTTTGTCTTGCATTGTTCTTTCTGTTGTGCGTGACTTCCATAACTTGTATGTTATCTGCTTCCTTAAATGACATGTtgtgagtaaaaaaaaacagaaaactctgtttaatatatatatgtgcacAGTAGACTCCGAACGTGGCCTGAAATCTCCTATGTAAGCCAGCGGTCTTAACAAAATTACCATTATCAGGGCTCTGTTAGGTGGCTTGCCCTACACTCGATAATAATACATATTCAAAGGTCTTGGTCTTGTACCCCTTAATCTACTTGTTGATGCTCTTCATGTTTCCTTCCAAAATGAAGAAATGGactctaattttatttactttctctctgttttttttcctcaacaGTTGACAACGTCCTCCATGCTTACTTTCGgagttaattgtatttttattcttaattaataattagaaataagctttaattcactctaagaaagtaaaaacaaaaacaagcactcttgaaaaaaaaaaaaaaaaaccctctagtTTTACCCTTTTCCATTTACAATGTTTTGAAACATGCTCCGCACCCCTCAAGCGCCGTCGTTTTTGCATCTCCAACTGACAGACAAACGAGAAATACGGGGACCCCTTTGGCGGTAAATTTAAAAGTTAGTTGTTGGACCTACGAACAACTGACAGATACACATGAATGCACACTAAAACTGTCTGTCAAGATTGGGTACCCATTTCGGTTCTCCGAGTTTTAGTGTGCATTCATGTGTATCGGTGTGCATATGCGTACTTTGGTTTGATTTCTAACTGTGTTTGGGAAATTTGGAAGAAAGGGTAAGGAATAGAAATTATAAGAAGATGGAAGTGAAGGAAAGGGAATGTGCGGTAATATTCTCCTCTTATCTGAATTTGTAAGCGTGATAATgggaattaaataattttttcttagagTGAAGGTATATATATAGACTATAGGAAAGTCTTTACAAACGTTGTTAACCGAGTAGTAGATGTCAAAAGGTTTCTTTCCCTTCCACTTTCCTCTATTTACAAGTTCTGTTCTTTcccaaattgatttaaattactGCAACTTAAAATAGGGAATGCTAGAGtgttaagaaattttttaacaGTATAACATATTGTACATGTGGAAAACGAATTTAATACAAGTGTTAGTAGCATTATAACATGTGAATTCTGTAAAGCATGTATTTTTCAatgttgatatttattttatgaacttTACGTTGAAAATTCTGCTAGGTGTGACTACTTTGATATATGTGGAGAGCTTTTGTTCATGGGGAGAATGAAGGTGAAGTACCATGAGAAGCAGCGGAGGCTGGTTCTTTGGTGGTTTCTGCATGTGGGTTTGATCTAGTTTGGATGAATTGCGTTTGATGTTTACTTGTAGGCAATGGCTGGCCTTTCTGTACCAAACCAACTTGAGGCTAGGTGAGCTTGATGTCAGAGAAAAGGATCTTTGGGAATTATAAGACTTATGAATCAGCAGTTTTAGGTGAGCTTGATGTGGAAAGGTAGCAGGAGCTGAGGCGGTCAAGACCCCAAAGAGCAAGGCCTAAAGGTAAGACCATCCTCCAAAAGAAAGCTTATTGAAGTTTATCTTTAATACTTTATGGAATTGTTTCCTTTTGTGTAAAAGggtaaattttattgaagagaAAAGGATTAAAAGACACAACAGAGAGGATAAGACATCCTCCAAAAGAAGGatgaaaaatcattataaaaattcaGACCAATCCCACTGATTGTAATTTTTCTTGTGAATCAATGATGCTGTATGTTGCATGGCTGCACATGATTCCATGATGTATCTGTTTGTACAGATTATCAATAAGTTCGAATCTAAATTGCGCAAATCCTGCTCCTAGCTAGTGGTCGCACTTTACACTGGGATAATATGCTATTCTGCACTGCACTGCATGTTTAATACTGTGATGCAGTCACTTTAACAAGTCTTGTCAATGAtaaccattaattttaattgttcattGTTCTTCTTTATGTTTTCGAACTTCAAATTAagttatcttattttctttgggAAAATCATAACAAATGATGAGAGATTAGTCATTCTAGGTCCTGGTTAGAATACTCAGGTGTGACACAGAATGAGTTGTAGTATCACTCGTTTTAGGGTGAAGCTTGTTGCAAGTATATATTTCGACTAATTGATGttggaatttaatttctttggaCTAGCTCTTGGGTAGAAATGCAAATGGGAGGTGGTTTCTCGTAACATTTTCTTCATTCTTTAGCTTTGGTTGGTTCAGGAAGAAGGATCGCTCTTAGGATGAGGTGAGAAGTGCTTCGTTCAAGATGTAATTTGTTTGATGCGTTTTGGTTATGAGTGTTGTAGGAAAAGCTGACAACTGAAGCCCCTGATCAGTAATAAATTGACAAGTTCATCTGTTGaaacttttttgtttgaaaaaaaagaaaaagaaaacccaaaacaaaagggGGGAGTTTATGCTTCCTTGAAATTATTCTAGCTTTGATGTGATTGTGGCATGGTTGGATTtggtttctctttaattttgcgTTTTTATTTATCTGGACACAGACAAATCAAGATACAAAACATAGATACAGGATATTCTCGTAACTTCAGAACTTCCCCCACATGTTGATGAGTTCAGACAATCCTTTGTTAGAACACCCACCAACTCCCACTGTTTTCCTCGCTTCTTCTTTGATGCCCAATGCCTGAATTCTTAATGATTCATTCCCCATAATTTCTCCAATCTTTTCTGCAATTTCTGCTCTATTCACTATCATCTCCTCACCCCATCCCCAACTCTTCACCCAGGTCCCTAGTCCAATCCTCTCCACAATATCTGCGTTGACTTTCTGGTCCCCATGTTGGGGCCAAGCTAAGATCTTCACTCCATGCCATGCAGCCTCCATCACTGAATTCCAACCACAATGACTGAAAAATCCTCCGACTGCTGGGTGGCTTAATACATCCTCCTGGTTTACCCAATTCCTAACAACTAATCCCTTTTCTTTCATCCTCTCCATCAATTCATCTCCAATTACCCCTTCCAATCCTTCATTATCTTCTCTGTCAACTTTTTTATCCTTCACCACCCAGATAAACCTGCTACCACTCCTTACCAGCCCTTCACCTAACTCTCTGACTTGATCCCTCGACAAAGCAGTCCTACTACCAAAGCTAACATACACAACTGATCCAGCTGGTTGATCATCAAGCCAAGTTAGCTGTAACTGGCTCTTCTCAAAATCACATGGTGGGAGTGGTCCAATGGCGACAACTGAAGGTAGCCTTTCCAGGAGTAGTTGGCAATCATTTAGCTTTCTGAGTGATTCTTGCTCAAAACTTTCGAACGTGTTAACTAGAATTCCACTTGATTCTGCGACTTTTCTACTATCCTCTATGAAACTGGTCTTTAGGATATTATTGCCTTTTTTCAGAAGTGGTGGGGGAATCCATGATTTGGGCATCAATTCCAGGCCCCGAATCTTGATGACATCCATCTCATCTAATTCATCCATAGCTTTTGAGTCGGCTAAAGTGGGGTAACATAGAAAAAATGTCAGCATTTTAGCAGATGATGTGAAGAGAACATAATTAGGAAGGCTAATAGCTTCAGTGATGGGAGTAACCGTCGAAGCCAAGCTCATGTCCGTGATAAAAACAGAAAGGGGTGGATTTAGTGCAGACAGAAGTGGGGAAAGAAGGCGAGAGGAGTTCTTGATGAGTTGGAAATGTTCGAAAAAAGGGTCATCCGAAGGGTTGTCAAGTGGAAGGAGATGAAACTGCTGGTGCTTGATTTGAGGAAAGGAAGCAAATAACTGAGATAAAGCTTGTGACTCAGAGAGTGAGACTGTTGGGTGTGGGATGATGAAGGTGACTTGGACATTTTGGAGTGTGAGTGAAGCAGCAAGTCTAAGGAAGGGCGTGAGATGGCCCATGCCAGCACTTGGGAGGAGAGCTACATGAGCAAGTTTGCGGTCACCAGAACTTGGCATTCTTCCTTTGTTCTGTAAATGAATTTGCCTTTGCCTTGTTTTGGTGGAGCTTATTCTACTTGTATAAGAAAAGAAGAGCTGCTTGAGCATGTATTTAAATATGTCGGTAGATGCTTGTTGACATGGTTTGTGGTGAATTCCGTAGCCAGCAAAAGCGTTGAAGGGAGTTGGTACATGCGGTCGCAAGCACTCAATATTGGAAGGAGCAACAGCCAGACACGTTATTTATTATTGCTGCAACTGCAAGTCTGCAACTCCATACAAGTTTGAATTGAAACgaatcttttattttagaatgaaaCATTACAAATAcgaatacaaaataaattaaataacacCACCCTTCACTATTTATTTACTACAGTCACATCTATAAATGAACTGTAGATCGTTATAGTACATCCATGATGgaaatgtaaaaaatacaatttggtccctccattacaattaaaaaattatggaatatTCTACTGGCATATAGtgaatattctgtcggtatttttcTATCCCAACAGAATACCATCTTTGAAAACTTTTTCATTGAAGTTTTCTCTCCCGTCGATATTGTAAAATactgataaaatatttcattcatcattttcatttttgtttttgttttgttttgttcgtTACGATTCTTAAGCTAAAAATTTCTCTCAATAAACCTATaactacaacaaaaaaaacaactttaaaaattaaaaaaatcgacaaagatttAAGATCTATAAGGAACTTTTCATCTAAATAATGCTAAATAGATTACGCAAACCTATGAGTTTTTATGTTTGGAAGATTCAAGTagaaaattcatataaataatgcacaataataaaatagacATAATCTTATAcacaaatatttatgttttaaagaaGTGGAAATGAAGCGATACATTGAAGtaactcaataaaaacaaataacatcatGAGATATAAAAGTTACATAGAGATGTCGCCCTTCCATTCTACTATCCGTTTGCTTGAAATGGGCTCCATTAAAGAAGGAATGCTTGATGCAAACCTCATGATCATGTGATCACAGAACCAACAATGAAGATGATAACTTCCCAAAAAACGCTGAATAATCAGGTTTGGTTGAACCTTTACCTAGAGTTAATTTGTAATTAAGAATCAAAGGTATTGGATGATTGTGAATGACGACGCTACAAGGTtagttataccttgataagtcgGATTTACTCTTTGTCcctgcaaaaaagaagaagtttgctCAAGCAAAACTGAATTTCTTTAATGTCTAAAGATTGCCCAAAATCGtagcaaaataaaacataatatagttCTAGAATAATAACCATAGTAGTCCTATATTGGGCTGCAAACCAATGGTCCTTAACTCAA
The DNA window shown above is from Populus trichocarpa isolate Nisqually-1 chromosome 4, P.trichocarpa_v4.1, whole genome shotgun sequence and carries:
- the LOC7472619 gene encoding UDP-glycosyltransferase 708G1, whose protein sequence is MLKQLFFSYTSRISSTKTRQRQIHLQNKGRMPSSGDRKLAHVALLPSAGMGHLTPFLRLAASLTLQNVQVTFIIPHPTVSLSESQALSQLFASFPQIKHQQFHLLPLDNPSDDPFFEHFQLIKNSSRLLSPLLSALNPPLSVFITDMSLASTVTPITEAISLPNYVLFTSSAKMLTFFLCYPTLADSKAMDELDEMDVIKIRGLELMPKSWIPPPLLKKGNNILKTSFIEDSRKVAESSGILVNTFESFEQESLRKLNDCQLLLERLPSVVAIGPLPPCDFEKSQLQLTWLDDQPAGSVVYVSFGSRTALSRDQVRELGEGLVRSGSRFIWVVKDKKVDREDNEGLEGVIGDELMERMKEKGLVVRNWVNQEDVLSHPAVGGFFSHCGWNSVMEAAWHGVKILAWPQHGDQKVNADIVERIGLGTWVKSWGWGEEMIVNRAEIAEKIGEIMGNESLRIQALGIKEEARKTVGVGGCSNKGLSELINMWGKF